The genomic region CATTGAGTCTGGCTTGGGGAACCCCAGGGTGGATGACAGGAGCAGGATGAGGTCACTCAGGTTCTGTGCTTCCATTTAGCCCACGACGGGCCCGTCTACAGCATGGTCTCCACTGATAGACATCTGCTGAGtgctggggatggggaggtgaAGGCCTGGCTTTGGGCAGAGATCCTTAAGAAGGTGAGTGTGAAGCTGGGGGAAGGGTGAGGTACCCAGACCCAGAGAGAGCTTTTGAGGTCACCCAGtgcatggggtcagagagtcggacatgattcaGCAATTGTACAACAAGTGTTTCTCTCCACGAAGGGCTGTAAGGAGCTGTGGCGTCGTCAGCCCCCATACAGGTGAGCCAGGCCCTGTGAGCAGAGGGCACCTGGGGCTGAAGGTGTCACCACACCAGAGTTGACTCTGCTTTCCTTCCCCCAGGACCAGCCTGGAAGTACCTGAGATCAATGCTCTGCTTCTCGTGCCCAAGGTTTGAGCCCTTCGTAAATTCGGGGCTCTTCCCTGTCCTGTTTTTGGCCCAGATTTTgatccttcccctctccctggcCTGACTTGACCCTGACTTCTGACTCCATCCCGCCTTCCTCTGCAGGAGAATTTGCTCATCCTGGCGGGGGGGGACTGTCAGCTGCATGCAATGGACCTTGAGACAGGGACCTTCATGGTGAGAAAGCAGGGCCGGGGGAGCGGGAGCAACTGCGTTCCTCCTGGGTCTTGTCCTGACACTGCCCCTCTCCCTGCAGTGGGCCCTCCGGGGCCACACGGACTACATCCACTGCTTGGCACTGCGGGAGCGGAGCCCCGAGGTGCTGTCGGGCGGTGAGGATGGGGCCGTGCGGCTTTGGGGTAAGGGAGTGTCGCATTGGAGGGAAGGCTGGTGGTGAGGGAGGCTGGGAAGAGGAGGGTACCTCTCGCAGTTCTTCCTCCGCAGACCTGCGCACGGCCAAGGAGGTCCAGACGATTGAAGTCTACAAGCACGAGGTGAGGGCACACCCAACGCTCtgtcctcccttcttccttcctgggCATCTCCGATGTCTTCACCTCCTGCTCTGTGCTCCTCCCTCCCAGGAGTGCTCGAGGCCCCACAACGGGCGCTGGATTGGATGTTTGGCAACTGACTCGGACTGGATGGTGAGCCAGGCAGCGTGCAGGCTGGGGTGGCAACTCAGGCCCTGTCTGGCTGAGGGCCCGTGGCTCACGGTAACTGGGGACCCCCACCTTTCTGCCCAGGTCTGCGGAGGAGGCCCAGCACTCACTCTCTGGCACCTCCGATCCTCCACACCCACCACCATCTTCCCCATGCGGGCGCCACAAAAACATGTCACCTTCTACCAGGACCTGGTGAGGCCCTCTGTCTTGTTTctgccacccctgccccactGTCCCTCCAGCCCTGAACTCTGAGCCCCCTCCCTGTCTTCCACAGATTCTATCAGCTGGACAAGGCCGTTGTGTCAACCAGTGGCAGCTGAGCGGGGAGCTCAAGGCCCAGGTGCCTGGCTCCTCCCCGGGACTGCTAAGCCTCAGCCTCAACCAGCAACCAGCAGCCCCTGAGTGCAAGGTGGGTCCGGCCAGGGGTGGCAGGGACCCTGGGAGGCCAGGGCGTGGGGGCAGGTCAGTCACTCTCCTGTTGTTTCTAGGTCCTGACAGCCGCGGGCAACAGCTGCAGGGTGGATGTCTTCACTAATCTGGGCTACCGAGCTTTCTCTCTATCCTTCTGACCTCCAACAGTGTCTCCACCTCCATCCCAGGGGTTCAcagtgttttcttctctttttttagtcttcttttttttatacaaataaaatgagtgcctttttgtttttttaatgtcctttcttCCCAAGAATGGAGGCCAGGTCGGTGTAATGATTTATATATTACTCTGTCTGATCTTGATACATAAATACCCATCCCCATCCCCGACCCGCGGCTGAGGGCCAGGGGGCTTAATGCCTAGAAAAGATAGATTTATATAAATTTGATAAACAGCTCTGCCACACATGCCCCTGCCACCCATCTGGGGTCTCTGGCCCCCAAAGCTGGCCCCTGCTCCCAGTGAGCCCTTGCCCAGCCTCCAAGGGAGGGGAAGGGCACCAGCCGCCTTTGGCAGACAATCGGGACCCATCGCTCCATTGGCCAGAAGAGGAAAGTGAGTCAAGAGGGCAAAGCCAGTCCTGCCTCTTCCAGGTGCTCAGGTCCTTCGGAAGAGGGTGCTGAAGAAGCTGCCGGCGGGCCCGGGGCTCAGGCGCAGGGAGAAGCGCGttggggcggggcgcggggcggagGCGGCCGCACTCAGCTCTTGTTGGCGTTGCGAGCGCAGCTGCTGACCGATGACCACCTGCATGTCGTCCTGTGGGTGGGCAGGCGGGGCGGGTCGGCGTCCggctccgccccgcccccgccggctCCTCCCCATCGGCCCCgggctccctgcccctcacctgccAGGCCTCCAGCTCTTGCGTCAGCGCCACCTTCTGGTGGATGGTGCGAAGCAGCTCCCGGGAGAGGGAGTCCCGCTCCAGAGAAACGCGGCTGAGCTCCAGGGACAGTTCCAGGACCCTGTAGACGAGGGGCAAAGAGCAGGTCCGAGGACGCCGGGGCTTCAGCGtgcaggggtggtggggggctcCTGGACCCAGGCGGGAGTGAGACCACTAATACGAAACCAGGGAAGTCAGAGGGCCCCCGGATCAGAGTGGGGTTCCGAGGCCCAGAAAGGCCAGTGTGTCCTGGGTGCCTGAGCCGGCCCCCGTCTCCGGGCGGTGGTGAATGGTTGCAGATGCTTACTTTTTCACGGCCTCGTCTCGGTCCGAGAGGGCGCTGCTTAAGGCCTCCTCGGGGTCCTGCACCCGCAGTTCCTTCTGCCTTTGCAGTTCCTCCCGCAGGGACTGTAGCTCTGCCTGCTGCAGCGCCATCTGCGGGCAGGGTAAAGTCCAGAGAGGCAGTTAGGCCCCTGGGTGTCCCAGCGCTTGCTCTTCCAGGCAGTCCAAACTCTAGTTCGCTGccttcccacctcccatctcCACCTGCTCCACAAACAACCCTGACAGCTAATGGTCCTGTGCTGGAGATGAATCTTATGAGTGCctagcagggtggggtggggtggggtgggtcagGGTTAGATGGATGGTCTAAGCCTGCAGGAAGGATGCATGGAGGAGATGGGACTTAAGGGGGCAGGGGGTGTAGttcaggaagtcttcctggaggaggtgacatacAGACTGGCTGTTGAAACTTGATGGCAAGTTTGTTGGGATGAAGTGGTATCCAAGTAGAGAAATTCATGGGCAAAGGCTTGGAGGTGTAGATGGGAAAGAGAAACTGACATTGAGAGGGGCTTTGCATCCAATACTATGCTCCTCCCACCTCAACCTGTAACCGGAccacatcctcctcctcttctcccagtATCTCCTCTGGGCTCAGGGATGCTCCCTTCCTGGGAGGCTCCAACCTCTCCTGGGGCGAACGCTGCTGGCTGGACACTTCTTGGGTCTCCGGGGATAGAGTGGTCTGTCCACCAAAGAAATCGATCAGGGCAGTGTCAAACCTTCTAGGGATAAAAAATGAGGGGCGGAGTCTGCAGCCCTCCGGGATGGTGAGTGTGGAGCTTGGTGGGCCGAAAGCTCACCAGAGGATCTCCGCTTCTGTCCGTGTTCTGGTTTTGGTCCTGGTCGCTGTCTAGGCTGTGGGCGAGCTCTAACTGCAGCGAGGCTCCCGAGAGGTCGGCGTCCTGGAGGCGCGACTCCTCCTCCAGCTCCGAGACGCGCCGCTGTAGCCTTCGCAGCGCGCTCAGCGCCTCCTCAGTCTCGGAGCGCGCGCGTTCCAGCTGCGGCCGAAACCGTGAGCATCAGCCAGATGCCCCCGCCGCCAGCAGACAGGGGGCGCCAGCGCGCCACGGGAGTCAGGCATCCCCACGCGTCCGCCCCGCCCAGCACCGAGGTCGGCTCCCGCTCCCCGGCCATGGGACCCGCAGTCCCCCTCGGCAGATGCCACTTGCCTCACCTATAGAGTGAGCAGACTTCCCGATGAGCGCCCAGACTTCAAAGTCTCCCGTCACCCTCCCACCAGTCCTGCCCCATCCGGTCACCTGGAAAAGCCCCGCCCCTCCCTTACCTGGCCAGCCTACCTTCTTACTAAAGCTGTCACCCGGCCCTGACTGATCATTTCGTCTCAGCCAGGCGACCTGCTGAACGTCTCACACCCTTCCCACAGCCATGTAGCATTACCACCCatctcacagatggggaaactgaggctggtgTCCCACAATAGTAGGAAGGGACCCTGGGATAAGAACCCAGGTAATCTGACCCCAAAGCA from Odocoileus virginianus isolate 20LAN1187 ecotype Illinois chromosome 33, Ovbor_1.2, whole genome shotgun sequence harbors:
- the THOC6 gene encoding THO complex subunit 6 isoform X2, which translates into the protein MEVFQALQRLHMTIFSQSVSPCGKFLAAGNNYGQIAIFSLSAALSSEAKEESKKPMVTFQAHDGPVYSMVSTDRHLLSAGDGEVKAWLWAEILKKGCKELWRRQPPYRTSLEVPEINALLLVPKENLLILAGGDCQLHAMDLETGTFMWALRGHTDYIHCLALRERSPEVLSGGEDGAVRLWDLRTAKEVQTIEVYKHEECSRPHNGRWIGCLATDSDWMVCGGGPALTLWHLRSSTPTTIFPMRAPQKHVTFYQDLILSAGQGRCVNQWQLSGELKAQVPGSSPGLLSLSLNQQPAAPECKVLTAAGNSCRVDVFTNLGYRAFSLSF
- the THOC6 gene encoding THO complex subunit 6 isoform X1, with product MERAAQQAVPLGQMEVFQALQRLHMTIFSQSVSPCGKFLAAGNNYGQIAIFSLSAALSSEAKEESKKPMVTFQAHDGPVYSMVSTDRHLLSAGDGEVKAWLWAEILKKGCKELWRRQPPYRTSLEVPEINALLLVPKENLLILAGGDCQLHAMDLETGTFMWALRGHTDYIHCLALRERSPEVLSGGEDGAVRLWDLRTAKEVQTIEVYKHEECSRPHNGRWIGCLATDSDWMVCGGGPALTLWHLRSSTPTTIFPMRAPQKHVTFYQDLILSAGQGRCVNQWQLSGELKAQVPGSSPGLLSLSLNQQPAAPECKVLTAAGNSCRVDVFTNLGYRAFSLSF